The segment CCAGTAGCGATTCAACCTTTTTTTCATTCAGGTTTACCAAAAGAAAATGGATTTAGTGCTATTAAAGAAATGGAAACACTAAAACTTGATGAAACATTTGAAAACAAATTAGATTTGGACAAAAAAGCTGGATTACTAAAATTGTTAGACTTTTTCCGAACCACTTTTATTACTGATGCTAAGCATAAACTCTCCGCAGCAATTGCCTATAATTTCTTGTACGCAAAACATAATTTAAGAACTGATATTTTAATGTATCCCAGTATATATACCCAATTAACAGGAATGAACATGGCGATAAGTCCAAATTTTGTGGATAATCAAATGCAATTGAAAAGATTATATAAAATAAAAATTACAGATATTAATAAACAGGATAAAAAGTACAAACTTAGTATTGGAGAATATGCTTACGTCGAGAAGAATGTAATCATGTGGAATACCTTTAAAAAAAATGACAAACAGTTTGAAAAATTCTTTTCATTAGATTTGAAGAGTTACTTAAATCTATCATAAGAAGAAATTAGGAATTATAAGATATACAACGGAGCACTAGATTTAAGAATACGTTCCTTTAAACTAATTTTTCGTAATATTGTTTAAGAGAGATTTCAAATCTTTGGCATATTCTATTAGTATGGAAGGAGACGAATATAAATTTGTCCATGATTATTTTGAACATCCAGCTTTAACTTTATTCTGCTTTTTATTCAACATGATTTGATCCAATTTACTAATATCCAAGCTCAATTTTTTCTCCAGCACCCTGGCATAAATCTGGGTAGTGGAGAGTTTCTTATGTCCTAGTAGTTTTGAGACAGTTTCAATAGGAACTCCATTTGAAAGTGTAATTACAGTAGCAAAAGTGTGTCTGGCAGAATGAAATGTGATTTTCTTTCTTATTCCTATACTATCTATTATATCTTTTAAATATTTATTGATCTTCTGGTTCGAAATAACCGGAAAAACTTTCTTGGCCTCTTTAAAAACCTGTTCCTGATATTTTTTGATGATATCCTTAGCACATTCGAGCAGAGGGATTTTCACAGATTGCTGCGTTTTTTCCCTCTTTGTGTAAATCCAGTCCTTCCCATCTATCCCTTTCACAATTTGATCAGTAGTAAGTTCCTTTAAGTCGGTATAAGATAAGCCTGAGTAGCAAGAGAATAAGAACATATCTTTTACCCGTTCAAGGGATTCACTGGTAAATTTCGTTTCTTCTAAAATATGGAGCTCACGCTCTGTTAGAAATTGCCGATCATTTTTTTCAAATTTAAAGCTATAGTGGATATAACGGATCAAATTGTGCCAGTGATTTCGGTCGGTTAGTGCCAGACATTTCGGTTTAAATTGTGCCACTTTTTACTGGTTGGTAGGACTTATACCTAGTTCGTTTTGTGCCAGTGATTTCGGTTCTATTTGTGCCACTTTAAAAGATCAGGTAAATAATACCTTGTCGCTTAAAATAAGCGATATGGCCAACACACTTGATCCGATGGACTTAAAACAAATTCTTTCTTTACACCTCGATGGGCTTAGTAACCGTAAAATTGGTACAACCCTTGGAATCTCTCGCAATACGGTAAATAATTATATGCGTTTGTTCAAGGCTAGTGACTATTCTTATAAAGAATTGTTAGCCCTCGACAATGCAGCTTTAGAAGCACTTTTTCCTTCCCACACCACGATTGACAATGCGCGCTACGAGGAACTTATGCTCTATTTTGAGGGGGTCAATAAAGCCCGGAATCATCCCGGATTTACCTTTTTATACCATTACCAGGAGTATGTACAACAGGCCAAAGATCCTTATGGGTATACCCAGTTTATGGAACATTACTGGCGCAAATATGCCAGGGAGAAGGGGTCGATGAAACTTGAACATGACCCTGGGAAAGAATTATTTATTGATTTTGCGGGTAAGAAACTTCATATTATTGATAAGCAAACCGGAGAGGTGATCCCGGTAGAAGTATTTGTAGCCATCCTTCCCAATAGCCAATACACCTATGTGGAAGCCTGCAGGAGTCAGAAACGGGAAGACCTGATTAACTGCTGCAAAAATGCGCTGCAGTTTTATAGAGGAGTGCCCAAGGCCATCGTATCGGACAATCTAAAATCTGCTGTAACCCGAGCCAGTAAGTACGAGGCCGATATCAACCGGAGCTTTAAAGACTTTGCCCGGCATTATAACTGTGTGATCAATCCTACGCGGGGATATGCTCCTCAGGACAAGGCGCTGGTAGAGAATGCGGTAAACCTTGCCTACCAGCGCATCTATTACCCACTTCGGGAGATGCGCTTCTTCTC is part of the Antarcticibacterium sp. 1MA-6-2 genome and harbors:
- a CDS encoding site-specific integrase, producing the protein MAQFKPKCLALTDRNHWHNLIRYIHYSFKFEKNDRQFLTERELHILEETKFTSESLERVKDMFLFSCYSGLSYTDLKELTTDQIVKGIDGKDWIYTKREKTQQSVKIPLLECAKDIIKKYQEQVFKEAKKVFPVISNQKINKYLKDIIDSIGIRKKITFHSARHTFATVITLSNGVPIETVSKLLGHKKLSTTQIYARVLEKKLSLDISKLDQIMLNKKQNKVKAGCSK
- the istA gene encoding IS21 family transposase — translated: MANTLDPMDLKQILSLHLDGLSNRKIGTTLGISRNTVNNYMRLFKASDYSYKELLALDNAALEALFPSHTTIDNARYEELMLYFEGVNKARNHPGFTFLYHYQEYVQQAKDPYGYTQFMEHYWRKYAREKGSMKLEHDPGKELFIDFAGKKLHIIDKQTGEVIPVEVFVAILPNSQYTYVEACRSQKREDLINCCKNALQFYRGVPKAIVSDNLKSAVTRASKYEADINRSFKDFARHYNCVINPTRGYAPQDKALVENAVNLAYQRIYYPLREMRFFSLEDLNREIRRLLERYNNLLFRRKEASRLELFQSVEREYLKPLPEMAYELKGYRRAKVQKMGYVYFSPDKSYYSVPYRYIGKETTIHYTGSSVEVYYYHQRIGLHQRNPSKGSYNTNKEHLSSTHKFYSDWSPEFFKKKAAAHGKHVLGCVEKIMAGVDYPEIGYKRAMGVIQLHKSYGTQRLDNACKRALQADAATYQRIKNILKNNLDKTSLFYQDLEEDKSHIPKHDNIRGASAYQ